The following are encoded in a window of Panicum virgatum strain AP13 chromosome 5N, P.virgatum_v5, whole genome shotgun sequence genomic DNA:
- the LOC120676866 gene encoding proline-rich receptor-like protein kinase PERK3, translating to MSAPAPSSPATPVNPPAPVPPTPAPVPPTPSPVPPTPAPVPPTPSPVPPTPSPLPPSPTPTPSPPPPVVTPSPPPPVPVVPTPSPPPPATVPTASPPPPATVPTPSPPPPATVPTPSPPPPATAPTPSPPPPVRRPPPPPSDVPTSPPPPTGVPASPAPPPPSHLSLPPPPPPSSPGTPPTSSPSKSTVNGTAVGIGVAVGAVVLLGLAAGLIYFFVGRKRRRRPPPSQGYPAEFYDPRRPVTTPPHMSHAPSTTPSSSTPPLMHSWQSSRGPSEPPMPPLNPSPAMTGGTFAYDDLAAATDGFSDANLLGQGGFGHVYRGTLGGQEVAIKKLRAGSGQGDREFRAEVEIISRVHHKNLVSLVGYCLYGEQRLLVYEYVPNKTLEFHLHGSGRPTLDWPRRWKIAVGSAKGLAYLHEDCHPKIIHRDIKAANILLDYNYEPKVADFGLAKYQAAEVTAVSTRVMGTFGYLAPEYAATGKVSDRSDVFSFGVMLLELITGRKPIMTSSAYQPETLISWARPLLTRAVEEENYDELIDPRLETNYDAYDMARLIACAAAAVRQTARSRPRMSQIVRYLEGELSVEDLNAGVRPGQSAMQRSGGDTTDQIGRLRRMAFGPGAGGSTTGTGAGTITEYASSEFSDPTSEYGLNPSSEYTASSGGDTGEVPPAAQGQGQQWPGRRAAGDTERMSRRTIGRRGQT from the exons ATGTCCGCTccggcgccatcgtcgccggcCACGCCGGTGAACCCGCCTGCACCGGTGCCGCCAACTCCCGCGCCGGTGCCGcccacgccatcgccggtgCCGCCCACTCCAGCACCGGTGCCGcccacgccatcgccggtgccccccacgccatcgccgctgccgccctcgcCTACCCCTACGCCGtcgcccccaccgccggtgGTGACACCGTCCCCACCTCCGCCAGTGCCCGTCGTCCCGACgccatctcctcctccaccggcgACCGTGCCAACGGcatctcctcctccaccggcgACCGTTCCGAcaccatctcctcctccaccggcgACCGTTCCGAcaccatctcctcctccaccggcgACCGCTCCGAcaccatctcctcctccgcctgtgcgccggcctcctcctcctcctagtGACGTCCCCACTTCTCCGCCACCCCCTACCGGCGTCCCAGCGTCacccgcgcctcctccgccgtcgcATCTGTCcctgcctccacctccgccgccctcgTCGCCAGGAACGCCACCGACTTCGTCCCCATCCAAGTCGACAGTCAACGGCACTGCGGTGGGCATAGGCGTGGCCGTCGGGGCGGtggtcctcctcggcctcgCTGCCGGGCTCATCTACTTCTTCGTAGGAaggaagcgccgccgccgcccgccgccgtcgcaggggTACCCAG CCGAGTTCTACGACCCGCGGCGGCCGGTGACGACGCCGCCGCACATGTCGCACGCGCCCTCGACGACGCCGTcgtcctcgacgccgccgctgaTGCACTCGTGGCAGAGCAGCCGCGGGCCGTCCGAGCCCCCGATGCCGCCGCTGaacccgtcgccggcgatgacCGGCGGCACGTTCGCGTACGACGACCTGGCGGCGGCCACGGACGGGTTCTCGGACGCGAACCTGCTCGGGCAGGGCGGGTTCGGGCACGTGTACCGCGGCACGCTGGGCGGGCAGGAGGTGGCCATCAAGAAGCTGCGCGCCGGGAGCGGGCAGGGCGACCGCGAGTTCCGCGCCGAGGTGGAGATCATCAGCCGCGTCCACCACAAGAACCTCGTCTCCCTCGTCGGCTACTGCCTCTATGGCGAGCAGCGGCTGCTCGTCTACGAGTACGTCCCCAACAAGACCCTGGAGTTCCATCTCCACG GGAGTGGCAGGCCGACGCTGGACTGGCCGCGGCGGTGGAAGATCGCCGTCGGCTCGGCGAAGGGGCTCGCCTATCTGCACGAGGATT GTCATCCAAAGATTATCCATCGTGACATCAAGGCGGCGAACATCCTTCTGGATTACAACTACGAGCCGAAG GTTGCAGATTTTGGGTTGGCCAAATACCAAGCAGCTGAGGTGACAGCTGTTTCTACGCGCGTAATGGGAACTTTCGG ATATTTGGCGCCAGAGTACGCTGCCACAGGCAAAGTGAGCGACCGGTCCGACGTCTTCTCCTTCGGCGTGATGCTTCTGGAACTGATCACAGGGAGGAAACCTATCATGACATCTTCAGCTTATCAGCCTGAGACGTTAATTTCCTGG GCTAGGCCCTTGCTGACAAGAGCTGTGGAGGAGGAAAACTACGACGAGCTGATCGACCCGAGGCTGGAGACCAACTACGACGCGTACGACATGGCGCGGCTGATCGcgtgcgccgcggccgccgtgcgcCAGACCGCGCGATCACGCCCGCGGATGAGCCAG ATCGTCCGGTACCTGGAGGGCGAGCTGTCGGTGGAGGACCTGAACGCCGGCGTGAGACCGGGACAGAGCGCGATGCAGCGGTCGGGCGGCGACACGACGGACCAGATCGGCCGGCTGCGGCGGATGGCGTTCGGgccgggcgccggcgggagcacaaccggcaccggcgccggcaccatcaCGGAGTACGCGAGCAGCGAGTTCAGCGACCCCACCAGCGAGTACGGGCTGAACCCGTCCAGCGAGTACAcggccagcagcggcggcgacacgGGCGAGGTGcctccggcggcgcagggccagGGCCAGCAGTGGCCCGgcaggcgcgcggccggcgacaCCGAGAGGATGAGCCGGCGCACCATCGGCAGACGCGGCCAGACGTGA